The region TGTCACCGCCGCTCCAACGGTACAAGCTAGCCCAATAAAACCAATAACTTTGTTTCGCATTTTTGGATTTAGCTAGATCTAATTGACAAGCAGGTTTTTAAATAAAAAACAGAATCAAAGTTGCTTATTTTATTCAATAGCAATAAATCTTTCAAACCTGCTTTATATGATTAAGCGTAGAGACGTTACCCTGAACGCCTCTACTTTTATATATTGCTGAAAAGAGGATGTTAAATTGGAAAGCACGAAATTTAGTTAACTTTTTTTGAATAAAAGCCGCTTTCCAGACAGCAACAACACTGCTAGAAATTACCAGAGTGCGCGTACACCCTCATCTTCATCTTGGGCCCATTGTTGATCGTTGTCTTGCTGTTGTTGTTGACCGAACTGACCGTCTTGTTGCTCCTGACCGAATTGACCGTCTTGTTGTCCGGGTTGCTGTTGTTGCTGCTGCTGACCCACTTGACCGTCTTGCTGTTGATCCGTACCGAATTGAGCGCGGACTGAGGGCGTCGCCACAAATGCACCTGCGATCGCTAAACTCATAACGCTAAAGAGTCCAATAAACAGGTTTTTACGATTATCCGAATTCATGATAGTTTTCCTTCGTTTGTTGGTTTTGACATTACCAACTTAACGATGATTCTGTTAGGTTAACTCAACCTATAGTTCAATAAATTTTATTAAATTCTTAGGTTCGCTTATCTCTATGGAAAGACCCAATTTTGTTTTTGATTTATCTCATTGGGGGGATTAAATTGAGTCAAATTTTAATTAGCAGTTGATTTTTGGAAGAGTAGAGACGCCGTTAAATGCGTCTCTACTGAAAGAAAGTTAACGAACCACCGTTACCAATGTTCCGAGTCTCACTTGCTCAAAAAGTTCTTCTAGATCGTTTTGATGCATCCGCAAGCAACCTTCAGAGGCGGCTTGACCAATGGAACTGGGGTAAGGCGTACCGTGAAAACCAATCCAATTTAATCCATCTGTCCAGAAGCCAATCCAGCGCGTCCCGATTTGATGTCCGGGGGTTCCTGCTTTAAATTTTTGTCCTGTAGCAGGATTAATCCAGGTTGGGTTGCGACGCATTTGTCTGACTTCAAAGCGACCTGTTGGGGTGTCGTGACCTGGACGACCGATGGCGACAGGATAGGTTTTAACCGGCGCGGTTCCGTTGTAAACCGTTACTTGACGGCGAGAGAGGCTGACTTCTAGGCGAAGGGTTGATGGCTGTGGATTTAAAGCAGCCTGTTGGGGTTCTATCGCAACGGAAGTGTTTGGGTTGGGGACAGAACTTTGGGTCTGGGGGAGATTTTCACGAGTTGAAGCAGGCGTCATGCGATCGCGCTGAGGAGTTTGAGCAGATTCACTCGGATTAATATTAGTTGGGGTGAGTGGAGGGGGAGAGGTTTGATTATTGGCTAATAGCGGTTGAACGCTGAGTGCAACTCCGAGGGTAAAGGTTAATCCAATGAAACTTGCTAATTTCTTTTGCATTATATTGGCGGCATCTCAGTTACAAGGGTTCTGCTGAGGGAGATAACAATGAACGCTAGAAAATTTGGCGATCGCGTTTGTGCCAAGCTTCTTGGCGGTTGCGATCGCAGAACAAAGGCGGGTCGATGTGACTTATCTTTCCCAAAGGTTAAGAGAGATCGTCAATCTATCCTCAAAAAATCTCACACCTTGGAGGTAGACGGCGCTCAAAAGATAGAGTTTCCTAGGGTTTACCTCTATCTATAGAAATATTAAGATTCGCGGGACACTCGTCCCGTAGACATAATTTTGGAATTTTACTAGCGTTCACGGGCGGGGCAAGTCTTGGCTGAGGCGAACTTGCAAGGTTTGATTGGGTTGGATCGCGATCTGAGCCAAGCCTTGATGAAGGGGGACAGATTGAGCAGCTAGGGGGAGATTGCGATCGCCAAGACCAATCGCTTGCGTAATAAACCGCACCCCTTGACCGTCCATTTCAAATCGTCCAATCACCATTGAACCCATCGGAATCAAAATTTGACCGTTGGTATCGCGAATCTCTTCTTGTAACAGCAAAACTTCCTGACGGACGGCACCCGGTCTTAAACTCAAGGCAACGCGTCCCGGATACATTAAGGTGAGCAGCGTTCCAGACGGCAAAATTAACCGGGCATCGGGCGCAACCAAAGCCACCGTTGAACCGCCAACCCCCGCAGAACTCTCTAAACGGTTTCTGGCGACTAAATCTTTTCGGGGCAAGGGTTGTCCAAACTCAATAACGGGGACTTCCGCTACAGGAGGGGGGCTGTAATTGGCAGTAATGGGGATATCAATTGGGGCGTTCTGGGGTGGGGCTTCCACCTGGACTGGCACGGGCGGCGGCGGGCTTTGGGCAGGGGGTTCTACCTGCGTCGGCGTTGGAAAGGGCGGGCGAGGACGCTGCTCGGTTTGAGGCGGACGAGTTGGGCGCGGGGAGGGGGCGAGGACTGCCTGTCGGGGTTGTACGGTTAAATCTGCCGCACTTGCGCCTGGGGTTTCAGCATCCTCCTGAGAAGGGAGTGGGTTAGCGCGGCGGGCTATGGGGGGAACGCTGACTTGGGGGGCATTGGCGCTCCAAAAGGTGGCCGGGGGGAGGGTATTGGAAACGCTGGTTGGGTTCGCTGGCGATGCCCCAACGACGAGCGGACGAATCGCCCAACGGGCAATGCCGTTCTGGGATTCGATCAGTTGTAATTGAGCTTGTTGAGAAGAGAGAACCGCGCCGGGTGAGAGTTCCATAACGATGCGCGTCAGTCCGGGTTGAAACTGGGCAACGCGAATTTGCTGCACGATTCCTGAATATTGTTGTTGGCTGGGAACTGCTCCCACCTCGGTATCTGGAAGATCGATGACGAGGCGTAGGGGATCTTCAAGGAAGAAATAGCGGGGGGTGGTGCCTGCTTGTACTGCGATTTCTAAGCGATTTTCTGCTGGGTTGAATTGCCATTGACTGAGGGTTGCTGCCCAAGCGGAGGTTGAAAGGAGGGCTGCTGAGGTGGCGATCGCGATGCTAGTTGCACCGACTTGGGAGACAAACCAGGTGAGGGAGCTAGAGATCATAGGTTATCTGCGGGTTGAGCGTCCTGGGAAGGCTGCGTTTGCAAGATTTGCCGAATGGCGTGGGTTTGTTGTGCGTATTCAGCATCGCTGAGGGCGGGCTGGGATTGGGCAATAGAAATCGCGGGTTCGATGTCGATCCACGAGCGACATCCGCCATATTCTGCCCGGTAAGGGAGCGTTTGTGCCTGTGCTAAGTTATAGACCCGCAAGAGCAAAATGTACAAGGGCGATCGCGCTTTCCAGTTGAGGCGATCGCTGATAAATCGCTCGTTCCAAATGTGGTAGGGATACAAGGCGCTGACGGTTTCGGGAACGGTGGCGGCGAAAATATCGGTAATTTCTGCCCAGGCTTGAATGGAGATTGCTTCGGGATGCCAACCGGAGGGGATGGGGGCGACGGCTGAAGCATATTCGGGTTTGAGCAATTCGGGTTTTTGATGCTCCAAGGTGGGGTAGAGTAACACTTGAGTTTGGGCCACTCGAAAGCGCCCCTCTTGTTCGCGAATGCCTCCTTTACGGAGGAGCATCAGGGTTTGACCTTGCGCTAAGGCTTCCGTTGCGATCGCCCATTCCTTGAGTGCGTGGCGCAGGCTCTTGTCCATGAGTTGCAAAGGGTTGTGACCTGTATCACAAAGTTTACACTAAGGAATCACGAAAAAACGATGAAGCGATCGCGCAATCTCTGGGGAAAACATTCGATACTGGTATTGAGTCAAAGCCGGTATTGTGGGGTAGGCTATGTTTGCTAGCAAAAAGAATATGCCAGCAGAAGAGCAAAACTGGGCAGGCTGTCTTCAAGAGGTTCGACAAAGCTTGGTCGATCGCACCCTGCAACTAACGCACGCCAATCAAGAGCTTGCGAACCAAATTGCCGAACGCCAGCGGGTAGAAGCAGCCCTGCGGCAAGCAGAGGAGAAATATCGCAGTATCTTTGAAAACGCGATTGAGGGAATTTTTCAAACAACGCCTCAAGGGACATTCCTCAGCGCCAACCCGGCTCTGGCTCGGATTTACGGCTATGCTTCCCCAGAAGCATTAAGAGCGCAAGTGAACGATATTGCCAAACAAATTTATGTCGATCCCCGTCGGCGAGAGGCGTTTGTGGAACTGGTGCGCCGACAGGGTTCGGTGAAAGGCTTTGAAGCGCAAGTCTATCGCACCGATGGCAGCATTATCTGGATTTCGGAAAATGCGCGGGCCGTGTGCAACGACCGGGGCGAGTTGCTCTACTATGAAGGCATGGTGGAAGATATCACCAGCCGCAAGCAGACGGAAGCGGCGCTGTTGCGATCGCAAGCGCAACTGCAAGAACAAGCCACCCAGCTTGAAGAAACGTTACGCCAACTTCAACGCACCCAAGGTCAACTGGTACAAACCGAAAAAATGTCTTCTTTGGGTCAGTTGGTGGCAGGGGTAGCTCATGAAATTAATAATCCTGTCAGTTTTGTTTGCGGCAACCTGGCACACGCGACCCAATACGCTCAAGATTTACTGGACTTGATCTGTCTGTATCGCCAGCAGTATTCCGCGCCTAATTCAGTCATTCAACAAGCAGAAGCCGACATTGATCTTGATTTTCTGATTGAAGATTTACCGAAAACCTTAGAATCGATGCAAATTGGGGCCGATCGCATTCGCCAGATTGTTCTGAGTTTGCGAAATTTCTCTCGCCTGGATGAGGCTCAGAAGAAGCCCGTTAATATTCATGAGGGGATCGATAGCACCCTGATGATTCTCCAAAATCGCCTCAAAGCCCGCTCGACCTATCCGGAAATTGAGGTGGATAAGCATTATGCGGATTTGCCCCTAGTGGAATGTTATGCCGGACAGCTCAATCAGGTGTTTATGAATCTTTTGAGCAATTCAATTGACGCCCTAGAGGAGACGTTGGAGTTACATCCCGAAAAGCTGCCTTATCCGAAGATTGGGATTGCAACTGAGGCGATCGATTCAAGTTGGGTGCGAATTAAAATTTTTGATAATGGGCCGGGTATTCCCCCCGAAATTGTCAATCGCTTATTCGATCCGTTCTTTACGACGAAGCCTATTGGCAAGGGAACGGGGTTAGGGCTTTCCATTAGCTATCAAATTATTGTGGAAAAACACGGCGGGCGTCTCAATTGCGTTTCGGAAGCTCATCAAGGGGCGATGTTTGTGATTGAAATTCCCGTTCAGACTACGGAACGCCCGCAGGAATAAACTTTAGCTAGCCTCAATCAGGGATAGATTTCTCTTCTCCCTAGGGCGCTACCGCGTATCCATAAGTCTTATAGTCTTGTTGTACGCGGTTTCGATCTCCCTAAATCCCCCTTCAAAAGGGGGACTTTGACTCCGGCTCCCCCTTGTGAAGGGGGGCTAGGGGGGATCTCACCTAAAGTTGAGATTCCTATACCAGATGCATATACATAGTAGCCCTAGGGCGAGGGCAGGTAGAGAAGGTTTGACACTCCTCGGCGTAAACGCACGAGGATTCTTGGGTAAGGGTCAAAAGCTAAAAATAATCCTGAGAGGCAGTTCTCCCTTCTTCTCGATGGGCTACCCTAACCTTAAGGCGTCAACTAAGATAATGCGTTTTCACCAACCTCGCCCTGAAAGGGACGAGGATTGACCGAACCAATTCGGACAACGTAAGCGGTGAATACCACATTGAGGCATAGCTTGGTACGCACTTCCGGGTACTTCCCTAGCTCGGACTATCTGCAAGCCTGGTTGGTCAGGCGTTGGGTAAAGCCAAGACATCTTAGCTGTGTTGTGGGAAGGGCTTAAACGGGTTTGCTGGTTCCTGGGATTATATCCACTTAAAAACCAGCACTTAATGTAAAGCCGTCATTGAATGACGGGGTTTCTACCCATTTTTCTGATGAATACCCACGATTTACTGATGTTAGTGCTGCTTCTTAGCCCCGGACTGTTATT is a window of Desertifilum tharense IPPAS B-1220 DNA encoding:
- a CDS encoding DUF1802 family protein, translated to MDKSLRHALKEWAIATEALAQGQTLMLLRKGGIREQEGRFRVAQTQVLLYPTLEHQKPELLKPEYASAVAPIPSGWHPEAISIQAWAEITDIFAATVPETVSALYPYHIWNERFISDRLNWKARSPLYILLLRVYNLAQAQTLPYRAEYGGCRSWIDIEPAISIAQSQPALSDAEYAQQTHAIRQILQTQPSQDAQPADNL
- a CDS encoding AMIN domain-containing protein gives rise to the protein MISSSLTWFVSQVGATSIAIATSAALLSTSAWAATLSQWQFNPAENRLEIAVQAGTTPRYFFLEDPLRLVIDLPDTEVGAVPSQQQYSGIVQQIRVAQFQPGLTRIVMELSPGAVLSSQQAQLQLIESQNGIARWAIRPLVVGASPANPTSVSNTLPPATFWSANAPQVSVPPIARRANPLPSQEDAETPGASAADLTVQPRQAVLAPSPRPTRPPQTEQRPRPPFPTPTQVEPPAQSPPPPVPVQVEAPPQNAPIDIPITANYSPPPVAEVPVIEFGQPLPRKDLVARNRLESSAGVGGSTVALVAPDARLILPSGTLLTLMYPGRVALSLRPGAVRQEVLLLQEEIRDTNGQILIPMGSMVIGRFEMDGQGVRFITQAIGLGDRNLPLAAQSVPLHQGLAQIAIQPNQTLQVRLSQDLPRP
- a CDS encoding sensor histidine kinase, which produces MFASKKNMPAEEQNWAGCLQEVRQSLVDRTLQLTHANQELANQIAERQRVEAALRQAEEKYRSIFENAIEGIFQTTPQGTFLSANPALARIYGYASPEALRAQVNDIAKQIYVDPRRREAFVELVRRQGSVKGFEAQVYRTDGSIIWISENARAVCNDRGELLYYEGMVEDITSRKQTEAALLRSQAQLQEQATQLEETLRQLQRTQGQLVQTEKMSSLGQLVAGVAHEINNPVSFVCGNLAHATQYAQDLLDLICLYRQQYSAPNSVIQQAEADIDLDFLIEDLPKTLESMQIGADRIRQIVLSLRNFSRLDEAQKKPVNIHEGIDSTLMILQNRLKARSTYPEIEVDKHYADLPLVECYAGQLNQVFMNLLSNSIDALEETLELHPEKLPYPKIGIATEAIDSSWVRIKIFDNGPGIPPEIVNRLFDPFFTTKPIGKGTGLGLSISYQIIVEKHGGRLNCVSEAHQGAMFVIEIPVQTTERPQE
- a CDS encoding L,D-transpeptidase; the protein is MQKKLASFIGLTFTLGVALSVQPLLANNQTSPPPLTPTNINPSESAQTPQRDRMTPASTRENLPQTQSSVPNPNTSVAIEPQQAALNPQPSTLRLEVSLSRRQVTVYNGTAPVKTYPVAIGRPGHDTPTGRFEVRQMRRNPTWINPATGQKFKAGTPGHQIGTRWIGFWTDGLNWIGFHGTPYPSSIGQAASEGCLRMHQNDLEELFEQVRLGTLVTVVR